Within Acidimicrobiales bacterium, the genomic segment TGCGTGGCACATCGGGGAGCCCAGAGAGGCTCAGGCGGGAGGTTCTTGCAGATGGCACAGACTCCAGAGGAAGGCGCCTCCAACGCGCTGGAGTTGTCCTTTAGAAAGCGCGCTTTCGAGCGGTGGTTGGAGCACGGTTGGTCACCACCGAAAGTCGCCGGTTGGGTGCTGGCGGCCGTGACGGAGGCGGTCCCTCTCTATGGCTACCTGTCCCACCCGGGAAGGCCTGGAGCCGTCTGGTGGCTTGTGGCGGCTCTGGGTGTTGCCTGTTTCTGGGGTCTGACCGACGCGGCTCGCTGGCGCATTCGCCATGGACGACTACACAAGCTCCATGGGTCGCAGCAGAGCGACCTGTTGGCCGAGCGAGGGGCACACGCCGCCACTCGTGAGCTATTGAGCAATGAGCAAGCGGCTCACGTTGAAGTCCGATCGGCTCTTGAGAAAGAACAGGCGAGGCCCGTCGATAAGCCTCACCGCGATCGCCTCTTTGCTGTCGCTAACAACCTATGGGCGTCGGTCGATCAGAAGCAGAAATGCAACTATACGGACGGGCGTGGGGATAACGATCCTGTCTATGCGAAGGGAATGATGGAGGGGCATTTTCCGAAGCTTGTACCCGTATTGGATCGATGGGACTCCCTCATCGAGGACGAGGCGGGTGCCGTTGATCGGCTTTACGACTATGTCGTATCGGAAGTGAGAGATCGTGGGATGAATAACAGCCCATGGCTGGGACAAACCATCGTCAATGCCTTTCGTGCCCACATTGCGAGGTGCAGGGTCCACAGTGATTCACCGCTAGGCGAGCCGGATCTCGACTTGCAGGACCTACGAGACTCATTCAAACACGAAGGCTGGAATGTCAGCGGGACTGGCTACATGATCTTCAATAGCGTTCAAGCTGGAGAGGATGCCCCCAGACTGCGTTCGGAGTTCAGCGGACTATTTGCGGCGGTTCGTGATTCTGAGGAGTTCCGCCTGTTGCGACGGGAATGGGCTGCAATGATTTCTTTTCAGAAAGTCGTCCGACGTGACTTGCAGGCAATCAAGAAACCTGAAGAAGTCTATGGAAGGTGTCAGGCATGCAGCCGAGAGTTTTGACTTACTCCGATTCCTCGGCGTGTTCGTGTTCGGGTTCGGCCTCCGCGTCCACCAGCAGTTTCACCGCGTCCTCTGGCTCCATGTCGATATTCACCGGTTCGTCGTATCCGGGGAAGGCGTCGCGGGGTGCCATTGGATTCATTCTAGGCCTCGTCTCACCAGCCGTGGACGGCCTTTTCAGGAACAGCCGGTATGTCATCTCCGGGATCGCTCACGGCGTAGCCGAGATCGCGCAAGGCCTCGGCGGCAACCTCCTGCCAGTCGCGAACAGTGGCCTTTACCTGCTTCTCCCGCCACCGCCTGCGGCCCGCCTCAACGGCTGTCTGCCACGTCCCGAGGCTGTCCACTCCAAGTTCCTCGATTGCGAACTGAATTACGTCCTCAAGGCATGGGCGAAATCGCGACCCGCCAACTGGAATGTGCAGCGCAGACATGTCGTGCGCCGATTCATGGCCCGCATGAGCGAGCAACTCGCTCAGAGCACCCCGGTGTGCGTGTATCTGAATGTGAGCCGAGGGCACGCGCTGCGGCCTACGAACGAACTCAAAGCGGATCATCGGGGTACGGTCCACTGGCGCTGTGAGAACCATATTAGAGGTCTCCACCGCCAACCAGGTTCCTCGGGAGTCGAGTTCGCAACGCAGCCGGACTTCCAATGTCGCTCTGTGTTCACCGCCGACGAACAAGCGCACGGCCCCGTCAGGGCGGACGAGTACGCGAGGGCCAGTTACTTGGGCAAATGCCGTTGGAGCCTCTGGGAAGGAGGCTTGCAGAACATCAGTGAGTTCTGCGGCAAACTCCTCGGCCTGTTGGAGCAGATGCCCGCGACTGTTCACGCAAGGGATTATCTAGGCTGCTGCTTCGCCCAAGAGAAAGGCGATGTCCTCAAGTTCTTCCCAGGTTTCCCACTCCTCGCCGACGAGAGCCGAGGATTCGGCTCTCTGCGTGAATTCTTCGAGGGTCACACCGAGACGAGCAAGGATTGCGCAGCGTCGCTCTACAAGCTCGTCCGGTGTCAACTCCCGAACCCGAGTACCCGCCACGGGCTCAAGCCTACGATCTCGACGCCCGCTCATACAGGTATGGTCGCGAGAGGATATGACGGTGCCTCTGACCAGGGGCAACAGGCGTTGTCAGCCCCCCTTGACCCGCTTGTAGCTGAGCCTGCGGCCATCGGCTCCGTCCACCAGCCGCATCATGCGGCCCCGGTCGCTCATGGCGCTGGTGGAGTACCGGAAATCGAACTCCGTCAGGTAGCGCGGCAGGTGCTCGCGGCTGACCTTGTGGTGGGTGCCGTCAATCGATCTCTTCAACTGGGCGAAGTAGCCCTCGGCGTGGTTGGTCGTGACACCGGTGCTGAGGTTCACGTACTCGTCCTCGCTGTGGTTGACCGTCTTGTGCGCCTTGAACTCCTCCCCGATCTGGCCGTACCAGCCACCCTCGTCGGTCCACAGTTCGCTACGGGCCATGTCGACCTGCTCGGCGATGACCTTGCGGAGCACCTTGCCGTCCACCGTGGGGACCACGCGGGAGCGAACCTCACCCGTCCGGGCATTGATGAGCGAAAGAACGGGCGTCTTGGCCGTCAGTTGGTTGGGGCGAGGTGCTCCGGGCACCACCGGCACCGGCTCCTCTTTCCGGCCCTCCATCCGAGCACGCGTCTTCTTGTTCATGCGGCTGGGCGTGCCACCGATCCACGTTTCGTCGGCCACGATCGTGCCTGCCATGAGGAACTGCGGCCCCTTGGCCTTCATCGCCTCACGGAGTCGATGCGCCATGAACCACGCCGTCTTCGGAGCCACGCCGTACTTGCGCTCGATCTCGCGAGCCGCCATGCCGTTCTTGCTCGACGCCATTTCAAAGATGACGAACAGCCACGTCCGCAAGGGGACCTTGGAGCCGTGGAAGATGGTCCCGGTCATGGCCGAGAACTGCTTGCGGCAGGACTGGCACTGCCACAGCCGCCGAGCCGACTGAGCGCCGGTCCTGGTGCGCCTGGTCTTCCCGTTCAGGGGCCGGATGTAGTTGGCCCCCTTGTAGCCACAGTGGGGGCACACGGGCGTCCCAGACGGCCACCGGAGGCCTTCCAGGTACTCGTAGGCGGCCGCCTCGTCGGGGATCGCCGCTGCCAGGTCCGTAAAGGTGCTCTTACCAGCCATAACGCCATTCTTGCAGGTCAGGCTGTATTTGTCAAGTTACACATCCCCGGCCAAGCAAGTGACCCTGGAGCTGCTCCCCTCCTATCAGCTCCTATCAGCACGCCCTGTTCGTGTATCGCAAGCGCGACGGAGAGCCCCTGACCTTCGGCACTCAGGCCCAGCGCCTCATCCCCGTGGCCCAGGACGTCTCTGTGCCCATTGGGCTGCGAGATCGTGCCGTGCTGGAAGTCTTCTACTCCTGCGGGCTTCGCCGGGGCGAGCTCATCTCGTTGTGGCTCCGAGACGTCGACTTCGAGCGGGGAACGGTGTTCGTCCGCCGTGGCAAGGGGGCCAGGCCGCGTGGGGCCCTGCCCTGCATGGCATTGTTATGGCATAATGATGGCATGACTCGGGTGAGAGTAAGCACGACGGTTGACGAGGATCTCCTGGGGAATGCGAGACGGCTGCGTTCGCAGCTCACCGACGCAGCCCTTTTGGACGAAGCCCTCCGCGCCCTGGTCGCACGGCATAGAGCCACCGAGATCGATGCGGCCTACAGCGTCTACGAGCGACATCCACTCGACGAACCCGACGAGTGGGGTGATTTGGCTTCATTTCGCGACTCTGCCGCTGCATCGTGACGCCCCTACCTTCACGAGGGGAGGTGTGGTGGTGCGAGCCTCCGGACATCGGGCGCCGGCCGGTTGTCGTCCTGTCTCGTGACGCTGCCATCCCGAGGCTTCGTCGAGCCCTCGTTGCTCCATGCACAACGACGATCCGCGGTCTGCTCAGCGAAGTCGTGCTCGAGCCCGGAGACGATCCAATTCCACGACGATGCGCGATAAACCTCGACTCCGTTGAGAGCGTCTCAGTTGCAGTAGTCGTCGAACGCCTCGGGCGGCTCAGTGACGCACGAATGAGTGAAGTCTGCGCGGCGCTCGAAGTTGCTGTTGATTGCGCAGGTTGAGGTTCACACACGGCAAATCGCGTCAACCCGAAGCGTATTGTGCTGCCGTTCGAGGGTGCGGTCGAGGAGGCGTGGACCACGGGCGTCCGGGACGTCGTACAGTGACCGGCCATGCTCTTCCTACACGAGGTCCACGAGGTGAAGGGGGCGGCCGAGGAGGAGTTCGAATCGGCCTTCCGCGAGGGGTGGATGCCGGCGCTGGCCGCCGATGACAACGCCCGGTTGCTCTGGTACTGCAACCACGCGCACGGCAGCGGTCCCGCGTACAACGTGGTCACGATCACCGCGCTCCGGGACGGCGCCGCGTGGGAGGGACTGGCCCGGCGCATCCAGAGCGGGGACCTTAGCGCGTGGGCGCGCGCCGTGGACGAGCATCGGCACGGCGTCACCGGCAAACTGCTCTTCCCCGTGCACTGGTCCCCGATGGCGGAGATCGACCTGGCCACGGTCCCGACCGGCGATGCCACCCACGAGCTGTCGCTCTACATGGAGGACACCGGCTGGCCGCATGCCGCCATCGACGACTACGTGGAGTTCTGGGGGACGGGGTACTACGAGCCCATGAGGCAGCGTGCGGCCAACCTGCTCGACATCCAGGCGGTCTTCCAGGTCGCGTTCGGCGCCGGTCGCCGCAAAGAGGCGATCCTCATGCAGAAGATCGTGAACGAGCAGGTGCTGTTGCACCTGCTCACCCACGACACCGACCCCGAGCACCGGCGCCCGGGACAGTTCATGTTCGATGCGCTGGCGTTCCGCGATCGGTGGGAGAGCAAGCTGCTGCGCACCAGCAGTTGGTCGCCCCTGTATTGAGCCCCGGCCCGCCCCGGCCCGCCCCGGCCCGGCCCGGCCCCGGCCGCTGGAAGAGCGTCAGCCTGCGCCGGTTCGTCAGCCTGCGCCGGATCGACAGCCTCGGCGGGGTGACGGGGCCGTCCGGCAACCGGGCGGCGCCGGGCCGCGAGAAGTACGCTCGTGGGCGTGCGGAGGACACCCGGGCGGTGGGCGTCTGCGGGCATCGTCGCCCTGGCCGTGTCGGCCGTGGCGATCGGCCTGGTCGGCACCGGGCCCGCCGGCGCGCAGGCCACCGACGTCCACGCCTTCATGACGCTCTACGGCTGGGTCGACAACTCGCCCCCCGGGCCCGTCATCGCCCACCCGTGCCTCCACGCCACCGCCGGAGGGACGGGGACGTACGCCGACCCGGTCACCTTCGCCACCGACGTCAGCGAGCTCGGCTGGTGCCAGGTCATCTACGTGCCGTACATGCACCGTTACTTCATCCACGAGGACGAGTGCTCAGAGTGCGACCGTGACTGGAACAACCTCCACCTCTACCGCTTCGACATGTGGGCGGGCGGGGACGCGGCGTCGCGCCACAAGCCCGAGCGTCGCGCCCTGCTCCGGTGCGAGAGCACGTGGACGAACGCCAACTCCGTCACCGATCCGAACAACCCGTCGATCGTCGTCGATCCTCCGCCGGGCCTGCCCGTCACGACGGCGCCGATCTTCTCTCCCACGACCGGATGTTGGAGCGGTCCCGTCGCGGAGGCCGACCCCGGGAAGCAGACGGGTGTGGTCTTGTCGAGGGTGGTGCTGCAGATCCACGCCATCGACTCCACCGCCGGCCAGACGCTCTCCTACCGTGCGATCGGGCTCCCTCCGGGACTGTCGATCGACGCCACGTCGGGCCTCGTTTCGGGCGTGCCGACGACACGCGGTCGGCACAAGGTCACCGTCACGGCGGCCGATGCGACGAACAGCGCCAGCGCCACGTTCGTCTGGGTGATCAAGCGACACTGACGCCGTGACGTCTGGCTTCACCAGGCGTCGCGCGGGTCAGGTCGTCGCCGAGGTGGAGCCGACCGTGACCCCCAGTGTTGCGGTCACGAGCCCCAACAGGGCCCGAGCCGGGTCGCTCAGGGGCGGCGGTGCGCCTGCACCCAGGCGATGACCGAGCCCATGGTGCCCGGGGCCGTCCACCAGGCCGCAAGATCGACGACATCCGGGGTCCCCGGGGTGCTCGGCGCCTGCTCCAGGGTGGTCACGCCGGCCGGTCGGCCTTCCGACGGTTGCGCGCCGGGAGGGACCGGGACCAGTCGGAGCAGCGACGCGGCGTCAGCCCGTGCCACCACCCGATGGGGGTCGACGCCGGCGCCCGGCGCGTCGGGTGCCCGCAGCCGGTCCGGCGTGCGTGGCATCGGTCGGGTCGTTCGGGGTGGTCCTCACGCCCGTTTCGACGGGCCGGGGGGCCGTCGAGTTCCCCGGCCCGGGCCCAGGGCGCGTGCTCCCACCGGGCCCCTGGACGATTGGCCCTCGACCTGCCCCGATGTCATCGGCCCGACGGGCTGAGGGAGAATGTCCCGATGACGGTCGACGACCTCCCGGCCACGGCCGACGCAACTGCGGCGCGACCGTCGCGCCCGCAGTCCCGGTTGCGGGTCCTCCTCGGATGGGTGGTGTTCATCGCGGTCGTGCTCGTCGTTGCCATCGTCGCCCGCGCCTACGTCGTCCAGACGTTCTACGTGCCCACGCCGTCCATGGTCCCGACCCTGATGCCGGGGGACCGGATCCTGGTGGACAAGCTCTTCTCGACGGTCCACCGCGGCGACATCGTCGTCTTCCACGACGTGTCGGCGGACCAGGGCGGTCCGCCGATCCTGGTCAAGCGCGTGATCGGCCTGCCGGGGGAGACCATCTCGTCGGAGGGCAACACGGTGCTGATCGACGGCAGGCCCCTCCGGGAGTCGTGGCTCGTCCCGCTCACCGGCATGTGCACGCAGGCCAGCGAGCACATCAAGACGACGCACATAACCGCCGACCACTACTTCGTCATGGGCGACTGCCGGGGCGACTCGGACGACAGCCGCTACTGGGGCACGGTGCGCGCCTCGAACATCGTGGGGAAGGTGGACGTGGTCGTGTGGCGCTCCGGGCACCCCTGGTTCCACTGGTTCTGAGAGGCGCGGGAGCGCCCGGGACGGAATCGGGGCGTGGGTGTCGACCGGGCCGACGCCCCGTTCGTCGTGGGTGAGGAAGGTGCTGGTGGGGCACCTGGCGGCCCGGGGGGCACGCCATGTCTGACCCTGTCGTCCACGACTCCGACACCTGGGGCCTGATCCACACGGAGCGGGCGGCCCTGGCCGGCACGCTCGGCGCCCTCGCCCCGGGCCGGTGGAGCGAGCCGTCGCTGTGCACCGGGTGGTCGGTGCGGGTGGCCGCCGCCCACGTCCTGGCGGGGGCCGAGCAGACCCCGGGCCGGCTCTTCCGGCGCATGGCGGCCAACGGGTTCCGCTTCGACACGATGATGGACCGCGAGGCCCGGCGCCTGGCCGCCGCCTCTCCGCCACCGACCTCGACTGCTCCCACGGCGCCGGGCCCGAGGTGTCGGGCCCCGGCATGTCGCTGCTGATGGCCACGACGGGCCGCCCGGGCGGTTCCGACGGCTCGCCGGCGACGGCCTGGCGACCCTGCGCCCCCGGATGGCACCCCGGGGCTGACCACGGGCCGCCCGGGCGCCACGCCGTCGGTCGGGCGCGGCACAATGGCCCAATGCACAGCGAGCGCGACGACCGTCCCTGGGGGTCGTACACGGTCCTCGACGACGCCCCGGGTCACAAGGTGAAGCGCATCGAGGTCCTGCCCGAGCGCCGCCTCAGCTACCAGCGCCATGCACGACGTGGCGAGCACTGGTTCGTCGTGGCGGGCCACGCCGACGTGACGCTGAACGGCACCGTCCATCGCCTCGGGGCCGGGGACGCCATCGACATCCCGAAGGGCGCCGCCCACCGGATCGCCAACGCCGGTGACACCACGCTCGTGTTCGTCGAGGTCCAGGTGGGCGACTACTTCGGTGAGGACGACATCGAGCGGCTCGAGGACGACTTCGGT encodes:
- a CDS encoding IS1595 family transposase, with protein sequence MAGKSTFTDLAAAIPDEAAAYEYLEGLRWPSGTPVCPHCGYKGANYIRPLNGKTRRTRTGAQSARRLWQCQSCRKQFSAMTGTIFHGSKVPLRTWLFVIFEMASSKNGMAAREIERKYGVAPKTAWFMAHRLREAMKAKGPQFLMAGTIVADETWIGGTPSRMNKKTRARMEGRKEEPVPVVPGAPRPNQLTAKTPVLSLINARTGEVRSRVVPTVDGKVLRKVIAEQVDMARSELWTDEGGWYGQIGEEFKAHKTVNHSEDEYVNLSTGVTTNHAEGYFAQLKRSIDGTHHKVSREHLPRYLTEFDFRYSTSAMSDRGRMMRLVDGADGRRLSYKRVKGG
- a CDS encoding tyrosine-type recombinase/integrase: MYRKRDGEPLTFGTQAQRLIPVAQDVSVPIGLRDRAVLEVFYSCGLRRGELISLWLRDVDFERGTVFVRRGKGARPRGALPCMALLWHNDGMTRVRVSTTVDEDLLGNARRLRSQLTDAALLDEALRALVARHRATEIDAAYSVYERHPLDEPDEWGDLASFRDSAAAS
- a CDS encoding type II toxin-antitoxin system PemK/MazF family toxin, with amino-acid sequence MWWCEPPDIGRRPVVVLSRDAAIPRLRRALVAPCTTTIRGLLSEVVLEPGDDPIPRRCAINLDSVESVSVAVVVERLGRLSDARMSEVCAALEVAVDCAG
- a CDS encoding Ig domain-containing protein, producing MRRTPGRWASAGIVALAVSAVAIGLVGTGPAGAQATDVHAFMTLYGWVDNSPPGPVIAHPCLHATAGGTGTYADPVTFATDVSELGWCQVIYVPYMHRYFIHEDECSECDRDWNNLHLYRFDMWAGGDAASRHKPERRALLRCESTWTNANSVTDPNNPSIVVDPPPGLPVTTAPIFSPTTGCWSGPVAEADPGKQTGVVLSRVVLQIHAIDSTAGQTLSYRAIGLPPGLSIDATSGLVSGVPTTRGRHKVTVTAADATNSASATFVWVIKRH
- the lepB gene encoding signal peptidase I yields the protein MTVDDLPATADATAARPSRPQSRLRVLLGWVVFIAVVLVVAIVARAYVVQTFYVPTPSMVPTLMPGDRILVDKLFSTVHRGDIVVFHDVSADQGGPPILVKRVIGLPGETISSEGNTVLIDGRPLRESWLVPLTGMCTQASEHIKTTHITADHYFVMGDCRGDSDDSRYWGTVRASNIVGKVDVVVWRSGHPWFHWF
- a CDS encoding maleylpyruvate isomerase N-terminal domain-containing protein, giving the protein MSDPVVHDSDTWGLIHTERAALAGTLGALAPGRWSEPSLCTGWSVRVAAAHVLAGAEQTPGRLFRRMAANGFRFDTMMDREARRLAAASPPPTSTAPTAPGPRCRAPACRC
- a CDS encoding phosphomannose isomerase type II C-terminal cupin domain gives rise to the protein MHSERDDRPWGSYTVLDDAPGHKVKRIEVLPERRLSYQRHARRGEHWFVVAGHADVTLNGTVHRLGAGDAIDIPKGAAHRIANAGDTTLVFVEVQVGDYFGEDDIERLEDDFGRAG